A genomic stretch from Cytophagia bacterium CHB2 includes:
- a CDS encoding type II toxin-antitoxin system HicB family antitoxin: MTKGKENSSTRFKVVLEPSEDCGYTVYVPSLPGCVSEGETTAEALANIPEAIALYLEPVEDD; the protein is encoded by the coding sequence ATTACAAAAGGCAAGGAGAACTCGAGCACCCGATTCAAGGTGGTTTTGGAGCCCAGCGAGGATTGTGGTTATACGGTTTACGTTCCCTCGCTGCCAGGCTGTGTCAGTGAAGGCGAAACCACCGCAGAGGCGTTGGCGAATATCCCGGAAGCCATCGCATTGTATCTTGAACCAGTTGAAGATGATTAG
- a CDS encoding (Fe-S)-binding protein yields MPQTVALFIPCLVDQLYPEIGMHMANVLRRAGVQVEYDQRQTCCGQPAFNTGYRDEARRVAEHFLDIFAGKEAIVAPSGSCVAMVRNFYPMLFANHARQAEATALGQHVFEFSEFLVKRLGVTALGARFPHKVFFHNSCHSYRELRLLNEPIALLRNVQDLQLLETNEEPVCCGFGGLFSFKFAPIASSMAASRLQRYEALGAEAIVTNDPGCLMQMRREAQSRRSGLQILHLAEVLDRT; encoded by the coding sequence ATGCCACAAACCGTTGCGTTGTTTATTCCCTGCCTGGTTGATCAACTCTATCCCGAAATCGGCATGCACATGGCCAATGTGCTGCGCCGCGCTGGTGTGCAGGTTGAATATGACCAGCGGCAAACCTGTTGCGGCCAGCCCGCCTTTAACACCGGCTATCGCGACGAGGCGCGCCGTGTCGCCGAACATTTTCTCGACATATTCGCAGGGAAAGAGGCCATCGTTGCGCCCTCAGGCTCCTGCGTCGCGATGGTGAGGAATTTCTATCCCATGCTTTTTGCGAATCATGCGCGGCAGGCGGAAGCAACTGCGCTTGGCCAGCACGTGTTTGAATTCTCGGAATTCCTGGTGAAACGCCTGGGCGTGACGGCACTGGGCGCGCGTTTTCCGCACAAAGTGTTCTTTCACAATTCCTGTCACAGTTATCGGGAATTGCGTTTGCTGAACGAGCCGATCGCCTTGCTGCGCAACGTACAAGATCTGCAACTTCTCGAAACAAACGAGGAGCCGGTATGCTGCGGCTTTGGCGGGCTGTTCTCCTTTAAATTCGCGCCGATAGCTTCGAGCATGGCGGCGAGCCGCTTGCAGCGTTACGAAGCGCTGGGTGCGGAGGCAATAGTAACCAATGATCCCGGTTGCTTGATGCAAATGCGGCGCGAGGCGCAAAGCCGGCGCAGCGGTTTGCAGATTCTGCATTTGGCGGAAGTTTTGGATCGAACGTGA
- a CDS encoding iron-sulfur cluster-binding protein, protein MSEYQHFLHRSAVKANDAAHRQKLDKAIASYDLQVNATKTRQFKNWGHARALAAAIKNETLAHLPDLLEQFEKNFLAAGGKVFWAETATDAASYVKALAQKHQVKRVVKSKSMTTEEIHLNENLEKIGVEVWESDLGELIVQLNNEKPYHIVTPAMHKSKEEISRLFHDRLKAPLTDNAEELTMIARRHLRDVYLTSGIGITGANFLIADLGAIVVTENEGNARLSMACPPVHVVIAGIEKMLPRFSDLSLFLPLLATSGTGQEITSYNSIVFGPRHFNESDGPTEMHVILLDNGRSALYQQEKFREILRCIRCGACLNACPVFHTIGGHSYNTTYQGPIGSVITPHYNGFAKFQHLAAASSLCGACSDVCPVHIDIHHLLLENRYEAVHRYHLSKFWHAAMRVYAWAMSDSRRLQSMRTWLLRLRPLQRLFFRSGETPPELSVKSFHELWAEHENKS, encoded by the coding sequence ATGTCTGAATACCAACATTTTCTTCACCGCTCTGCCGTCAAGGCGAACGATGCGGCACATCGCCAGAAGCTTGACAAAGCGATCGCGAGCTATGATCTGCAAGTGAACGCGACCAAGACCCGGCAATTCAAAAATTGGGGGCATGCGCGCGCGCTGGCGGCTGCCATCAAAAATGAAACGCTGGCCCATTTACCCGATCTGCTCGAGCAATTCGAAAAAAACTTTCTGGCTGCCGGCGGCAAGGTTTTTTGGGCCGAAACCGCAACGGACGCGGCTTCCTATGTCAAAGCATTGGCGCAGAAGCATCAAGTCAAGCGTGTGGTCAAATCCAAATCCATGACCACGGAAGAGATTCACCTGAACGAAAATCTTGAGAAAATCGGCGTGGAGGTTTGGGAAAGTGATCTCGGCGAGTTGATCGTGCAGCTCAATAACGAAAAGCCGTATCACATCGTGACGCCCGCGATGCATAAGAGCAAAGAGGAAATCAGCCGGCTGTTTCATGACAGGCTGAAGGCCCCGCTCACCGACAACGCCGAAGAACTGACCATGATCGCGCGCCGGCATTTGCGCGATGTTTATCTCACCAGCGGCATCGGCATCACCGGCGCGAACTTCTTGATTGCCGATCTCGGCGCCATTGTGGTCACGGAAAACGAAGGCAATGCCCGGTTGAGCATGGCTTGTCCGCCGGTACATGTTGTGATTGCCGGTATTGAAAAAATGCTGCCACGCTTCTCGGATTTGAGTTTATTTTTGCCGCTGCTCGCGACCAGCGGCACCGGGCAGGAGATCACGAGTTACAACTCAATTGTGTTCGGCCCGCGCCATTTCAATGAAAGCGACGGCCCGACCGAGATGCACGTGATTCTGCTCGACAACGGCCGTTCCGCGCTTTATCAACAAGAAAAGTTCCGTGAAATTCTGCGCTGCATTCGCTGCGGCGCGTGTTTGAATGCCTGTCCGGTTTTTCACACGATCGGCGGGCACAGCTACAACACCACCTATCAAGGTCCGATCGGTTCGGTGATCACGCCGCATTACAACGGCTTTGCTAAATTTCAACATCTCGCAGCCGCCTCGTCTTTGTGCGGGGCATGCAGCGATGTGTGTCCGGTACATATCGACATTCATCATCTGTTGCTGGAGAATCGCTATGAGGCGGTTCACCGGTATCATCTCTCCAAGTTTTGGCATGCCGCCATGCGCGTCTATGCCTGGGCGATGTCCGATAGCCGGCGCTTGCAGAGCATGCGCACGTGGCTCCTCCGGCTGCGGCCGCTGCAACGCTTGTTTTTCCGCTCCGGCGAAACGCCGCCGGAATTGAGTGTGAAATCTTTTCATGAATTGTGGGCCGAGCATGAAAACAAGTCGTGA